The Planococcus halocryophilus nucleotide sequence GAACAGAAACGGTTTCACCGTCTGCTGAAATACTAGTAGACGCCTTAGTGAAAACTACCAAATCAGTAGGTGCTTCTCCGCCCATTTCTTTAGCATGATCTGCGTAATTTTTGCCAATCGCAATAATATTTTTTGGTGTTTTTGAAATCGGAGCTAGCCATTCAATTTCTGCATATGAGTGTTTGAATTCTTCAGAGCGGTCAGATTGGACAGCGGCTTCCGTCAATTTACGAATTTGTTCGACAAACTCCATTCCTTGTGGAATTCCTTCTATCAATAGAGTAGGGAACGCAGGCAAGACCTCTAATTGCTGTTGAATCGCAACTAAATCCCATACAGCATCTTCCTTTTTAACTTTTGGTCCGAATCCTTCTTTTCCTTCGTAGCGAAATGATAACAGCTTCATTCGTCAAACACTCCTTTTCTGTAGTTGAATTCATTATACACATTCAGCGTTTTGAATTGTTAGTTTTTTCGAAATTATTTCCGTAAGTCCATTTTCTCCAAAGCATTTCAAGTGGACCACGTGAAAATTTTTCCAACCAAAGTTCTGCAAAAATTAACTGAACGACAAAAATACCGAAGGCAATCAATGTTCCAGTTAGCAAGTCAACTTTTCCATACAAACCTAACCCGTATGAATAAAAAATAAATGTAGCTAAAATCGATTGTGTAATATAAGTGGTTATTGACATCCGCCCTACTTTAGCTATTGGTGAAAATAACTTTTGTAAGCTTCTTTTTTGAGCCATTAATGCAATCATAGCCGCATAGCCAACCGCTACAAGGGGCCCCCCAAATAGATCTTGTAAATAGACAAAAGCGTAATTTTTGTCAAACAAAAAAGGTGTACTTTTTAAAGCTAAGCCCATCAACAGCGGAATAATCGCTAAAAATAACCAGAGTTTGCGCTTTTCCTGCGTCCGTTCAATTAACTGCCACTTAGCTGCAGCTGCTCCAAACATGAGAAAAGGCAAGATGGTAAACGCTAAAAACACAAAGCCTATCATATTATTACTGTAAGTCCAGTCAGCCAATCGTTGGCTGAAAATCTCTGCAAAACTACCCGATTGATACGATTGAATCGAATTTTCAATTTCCATATAGCCCACATAAGTATTCGGATCTGCAGCTGCCGCGATAAACAGAATCGCGAGCATTAACAAGTGAGGCACCGCATAAATAACTGCACCCAAACTCATTAGCCATCTAGAAGGAAGTCGAATCAAGCCAAGTAATAAAAAGCCCATAATGGCATAAGTAATTAAAATATCCCCATACCAGATAAGAAAGGCATGAATGATGCCAAATAATAAGAGTACCATTAGCCGCTTAACTGCAAGCGGCATAAAGGGACGGCCAACAGCCTCTGCACGCATGTATTGCATAGCTAATCCATAGCCAAATAACATAGCGAACAATGGATAAAAACTAGCTTGGATAAAAATATCAATCACCAAATAGATTCCTTCATTCACACTCCCGTTAAACCATTTATAAGGATCGATATAGGAAAGCGGTGAATGGAAAGCCAGCATATTAATAAGTAAAATACCTAAAAGCGAAAATCCTCTCATCAAGTCAATCGCTTTTATTCGTTCATTGGTGGAAACCGGCTGTAAGTTCAAAATAATCCTCCTAAATATTCACTTCTTGATTAGCTGCAAACAAGTATACCAAGCGTTCTTTAACCGGTATTTTCAATATCGATTCAACCGCTTCTTGATAGACAGTTAACTGAACACCATATCGTTCCGACATTTCATTTTGTACATCGTTAATCTGTGTCACACGATCCGTTTTATAATCTAGCAACACCCAACCATCTTGTTCTTCGAACAAACAATCAACAATCCCTTGGATAATTTGATGATCACCGTCTGCATCTTTTTTTGCGTAAGTAAAAGGTACTTCTCTTTTTATGTTTTTCGCAGCTCTAAGACGCACAGCCGTTTTACTTTCATAAAAACGTTCAAGTTCTTCTACTTTCACCGCTTTGCCTTCGTCTGGTGATAGAATTTCCATCCCAACTAAAGTTTCGATAAACTCTTTTATTTCGCCGCTATTCAAGGTACGATCCAACGGAATATGCTGCATCACTGCATGGACAGCCGTCCCAATATCAGCTCCGGATAAACATTTGTCCATCATGAAATTCGGACGATGTAGCAACATTTTCTGTTCTGGCTTTACTGTCTGAATAAAGGACTCCGGTTCATCAAGACGTTGCAACATCTGCAATCGCTTCATTTCAGTTACAGACTGCTTTGATCGTTTATCGACCGCTAGCTGGTGTGGGTATTGAAAGTTAAAGCGCTCATTAACCTGCTGTTGATAATCTTCCAACAGGTCATCTCCTTTCAGTAATTCTTCAATACTTACTACTGCTGGAAGTAACGATTGAGATTCGATAATCTCAATGTGAAAACGAGACGAATGATTAAGAAAATGCCCGGTAACATTCAGTTGTTCTTCAGCATCAGGATGTCTTGCTACTGCTGGACCTATCCAGTCCAAATACCCTTTAGCACGAGAGCGCATAAAGTCTGGCAGACGAACATCATTTGTCGCCACTTTCCATTTCTCAAATAGCTTATCAATGTCTTTAACAGAAGCTGTCAAGTACAGTCTTTCTTTTGCTCGAGTCATCGCTACGTATAAAACACGCATTTCTTCTGCTTTCATCTGCAATTGCTTCATTTCTCGAACAGCTAGAAACGGCAGTGATGTGTACTCGATTCGTGTATCAGGGTTTACTGCTTTGACTGCCAATCCATAATCTTGATCAAACAAATAAGATTTTTTAAAATCCATTTCATTAAAAGCTCGTCCCGTACCCGCAAAAAAGACTACAGGAAACTCGAGTCCCTTTGACTTATGTACGGTCATTAGCCGAACAACATTTTCTTTTTCACTAAGTGATTTCGCTGTACCTAAATCATCGCCTCGTTCTCGCATCCGGTCAATAAAGCGGAGAAAACGGAACAAACCACGGAATGAAGTTTTTTCATATTCGAGTGCACGGTCGTGCAACGCACGCAAATTAGCTTTCCGTTGTTTGCCATTTGTCATAGCGCCAACCATTTCATAATAATTGGTATCCAAATAAACTTGCCAAATCAGTTCCGCTAGTGAGCCTCGACGTGCCAGATTTCGCCAACCTTCTAATTGAAGGATAAAACGGCGTAGTTTCTCAGCCGCAGCTGGGTCGATTCCTGTACCTGAACGCATAAAGGTTTTTACCGCTTCATAAAAGGAAGCTTGAGGTGCTGCTAAACGAATTTCAGCCATTTCATTTTCTTTCAAGCCAATAAACGGCGCACGTAAAACAGAGGCGAGCGGAATGTCTTGGTAAGGGTTATCGATAACACGCAGCGTATTCAACATAATCATTACTTCAAGCGCTTCAAAATAGCCACCTGTTAATTCCGCATACAATGGGATTCCAGCCATTTTGAATTCATCTACAAAGTCACCGGACCAAGTCATCGAGCGCATCAAAACAACGATATCACGGTATTCTAGCGGTCGTTGGCTTTGTGTCCAAGGATCATTGACCGTTGTTTGACTGTCCATCAATTCCTTGATTTTTTTGGTGATAAACCGCGCTTCCCATTGAGATTTCGCCAAGTCCTCGTCTTCTGATTCTTCTTCAGTTTCTGGTTCATGTATTAAAGTCAATTCAATCGGAGTTACTTGTTCTGGATAAGGCGCTTTTGCTTTTAACGCAGCCGCTTCATCGTAATCGATTTCTCCGACTCGTTCCCCCATTATTTGAGAGAATATATAGTTGGTGCCATCTAAGATTTCCTTACGGCTTCTGAAATTTGCATTTAAATCAATTCGTAGTCCTGTGTTTTTAGCATCATGTTTAAAACGAGAATATTTCCCTAAAAATAACATAGGTTCTGCTAAACGGAAACGGTAAATCGATTGCTTCACATCGCCAACCATGAACAGGTTGCCATTTTGTTCGTTTCCTGATTTCACCAAATTTAGAATTGTCTCTTGCAAAAGGTTTGTATCTTGGTATTCATCAACTAACACTTCTTTAAAGCGATCTTGA carries:
- a CDS encoding DUF418 domain-containing protein — protein: MNLQPVSTNERIKAIDLMRGFSLLGILLINMLAFHSPLSYIDPYKWFNGSVNEGIYLVIDIFIQASFYPLFAMLFGYGLAMQYMRAEAVGRPFMPLAVKRLMVLLLFGIIHAFLIWYGDILITYAIMGFLLLGLIRLPSRWLMSLGAVIYAVPHLLMLAILFIAAAADPNTYVGYMEIENSIQSYQSGSFAEIFSQRLADWTYSNNMIGFVFLAFTILPFLMFGAAAAKWQLIERTQEKRKLWLFLAIIPLLMGLALKSTPFLFDKNYAFVYLQDLFGGPLVAVGYAAMIALMAQKRSLQKLFSPIAKVGRMSITTYITQSILATFIFYSYGLGLYGKVDLLTGTLIAFGIFVVQLIFAELWLEKFSRGPLEMLWRKWTYGNNFEKTNNSKR
- the addA gene encoding helicase-exonuclease AddAB subunit AddA, with product MIPKKPIDATWTDEQWMAIWAKGQDMLVSAAAGSGKTAVLINRMIEKVLAEDDPISVDELLVVTFTNASAAEMRHRMSNALEKAVAENPDSIHLRKQLRLINKAQISTLHSFCLQVVKQYAYLLEIDPGFRIAGETEAALLRDDVLEAVLESAYEGEGADAVYRLADSFTSDRSDQAMEVLLSKLYDYSRVHPNPQEWLQQVPNLYNVPTDATIDELPFIGDLKLTIRHALEEALQLADQGLQLTHESDGPAVLESTFRTDTEVIQTAIAAMENSWESLYAFSKSFKWEKAASIRKDSCDPALAEEAKARRNDVKKIVSGLFDAYFTRSPKRLLEEMREMAPLMKTLVELTQLFADQYKALKIDRALVDFSDLEHYALEILMEEGKPSAIAKEYQDRFKEVLVDEYQDTNLLQETILNLVKSGNEQNGNLFMVGDVKQSIYRFRLAEPMLFLGKYSRFKHDAKNTGLRIDLNANFRSRKEILDGTNYIFSQIMGERVGEIDYDEAAALKAKAPYPEQVTPIELTLIHEPETEEESEDEDLAKSQWEARFITKKIKELMDSQTTVNDPWTQSQRPLEYRDIVVLMRSMTWSGDFVDEFKMAGIPLYAELTGGYFEALEVMIMLNTLRVIDNPYQDIPLASVLRAPFIGLKENEMAEIRLAAPQASFYEAVKTFMRSGTGIDPAAAEKLRRFILQLEGWRNLARRGSLAELIWQVYLDTNYYEMVGAMTNGKQRKANLRALHDRALEYEKTSFRGLFRFLRFIDRMRERGDDLGTAKSLSEKENVVRLMTVHKSKGLEFPVVFFAGTGRAFNEMDFKKSYLFDQDYGLAVKAVNPDTRIEYTSLPFLAVREMKQLQMKAEEMRVLYVAMTRAKERLYLTASVKDIDKLFEKWKVATNDVRLPDFMRSRAKGYLDWIGPAVARHPDAEEQLNVTGHFLNHSSRFHIEIIESQSLLPAVVSIEELLKGDDLLEDYQQQVNERFNFQYPHQLAVDKRSKQSVTEMKRLQMLQRLDEPESFIQTVKPEQKMLLHRPNFMMDKCLSGADIGTAVHAVMQHIPLDRTLNSGEIKEFIETLVGMEILSPDEGKAVKVEELERFYESKTAVRLRAAKNIKREVPFTYAKKDADGDHQIIQGIVDCLFEEQDGWVLLDYKTDRVTQINDVQNEMSERYGVQLTVYQEAVESILKIPVKERLVYLFAANQEVNI